In the genome of Pigmentiphaga litoralis, one region contains:
- the lapB gene encoding lipopolysaccharide assembly protein LapB, producing the protein MDFEPWWLIAVPLLFGLGWIAARVDVRQMLSENRNLPDSYFRGLNFLLNEQHDRAIDAFVEVAKLDPETTDLHFALGSLFRRRGEIERAIRVHQSLLQRPDLPVSQREQAMNELAQDYLRAGMLDRAEAAFDQLKPTRFAPDALRALIRIHETERDWPAAIQAVHALQGLVDEPVPQAVHFHCEEAAAALALPVPDIDAATHALDAATHASELAQRSAEAPPHVRIAIMRADLALREGDLRAQRLQLKSILASHPDYVGLIAEAFLTNYRATQRENDGLEQLEAHYARHPSLDLFNTIFLARGRLHGAADAWAFARAALQRNPSLLGLDRMLEAQLARGAETPPAIDTVAGACTALSVEDVALMRSLIHKHTQRLDRYACRACGFKAKRFHWQCPGCNAWETYSPKRLEELDV; encoded by the coding sequence GTGGATTTCGAACCCTGGTGGTTGATTGCCGTTCCCTTGCTATTCGGACTGGGCTGGATCGCGGCGCGGGTTGACGTGCGGCAGATGCTGTCCGAAAACCGCAATCTGCCCGACTCCTACTTTCGCGGGCTGAACTTCCTGCTGAACGAGCAGCACGACCGGGCCATCGACGCCTTCGTCGAAGTGGCCAAGCTCGATCCCGAAACGACCGACCTGCACTTTGCGCTGGGCAGCCTGTTCCGGCGCCGGGGCGAGATCGAGCGGGCGATCCGTGTGCATCAGAGCCTGCTGCAGCGGCCCGACCTGCCGGTCAGCCAGCGTGAGCAGGCCATGAACGAACTGGCGCAGGACTACTTGCGCGCCGGCATGCTGGACCGGGCTGAAGCCGCCTTCGATCAGCTGAAGCCGACCCGGTTTGCGCCTGATGCCTTGCGGGCCCTGATCCGCATTCACGAGACCGAGCGCGACTGGCCGGCCGCGATCCAGGCCGTGCATGCGCTGCAGGGCCTGGTCGACGAACCCGTGCCACAGGCCGTGCATTTCCATTGCGAAGAGGCGGCCGCCGCACTGGCCTTGCCGGTGCCCGATATCGACGCCGCCACCCACGCGCTGGACGCCGCTACGCACGCGTCGGAACTGGCGCAGCGCAGCGCCGAAGCGCCCCCGCACGTACGGATTGCCATCATGCGGGCCGACCTGGCCTTGCGGGAAGGGGACCTGCGCGCGCAGCGCCTGCAGCTCAAGTCCATTCTGGCGTCCCATCCGGATTATGTCGGCCTGATCGCCGAGGCCTTCCTGACCAACTACCGCGCCACGCAGCGCGAAAACGACGGGCTGGAACAGCTGGAAGCGCACTACGCGCGGCATCCGTCGCTCGACCTGTTCAACACGATTTTCCTGGCACGCGGCCGCCTGCACGGCGCGGCCGACGCGTGGGCCTTTGCGCGCGCCGCCCTGCAGCGCAATCCGTCGCTGCTGGGCCTGGACCGCATGCTGGAAGCGCAACTGGCGCGCGGCGCCGAAACGCCGCCGGCGATCGACACCGTGGCCGGCGCGTGCACGGCGCTATCGGTGGAAGACGTCGCGCTCATGCGCAGTCTGATCCACAAGCACACGCAGCGGCTGGACCGGTACGCCTGCCGCGCCTGCGGCTTCAAGGCAAAGCGTTTTCATTGGCAATGCCCGGGCTGCAATGCCTGGGAGACCTACTCGCCCAAACGTTTGGAAGAACTGGATGTCTGA
- the rfaD gene encoding ADP-glyceromanno-heptose 6-epimerase, translating to MIIVTGAAGFIGSNIVQGLNAQGHRDILAVDDLLEGDKFVNLVDGQIADYMDKNEFRKRVMDRSLPPIDAILHQGACSDTTERNGAYMMDNNYRVTHELFDYSQQQRIPLIYASSAAVYGAGPDYVEDLKYEKPLNVYGYSKFLFDQVLRRYLGKLTAPVIGLRYFNVYGPREQHKGRMASVAFHNMNQFLSEGHVRLFGGWDGYPDGGQQRDFISVHDAVAVNLHFLENHDQPGVYNCGTGRAQPFNDVAMAVVNTLREEQGEAALPLEELVAKGLIRYIPFPDDLKGRYQSYTQADTTQLREAGYTAPMRDVQTGVSEYVRALRAGK from the coding sequence ATGATCATCGTCACCGGCGCCGCAGGATTCATTGGCAGCAACATCGTCCAGGGCCTGAACGCCCAGGGCCATCGCGACATCCTGGCGGTGGACGATCTGCTTGAAGGCGACAAGTTCGTCAACCTGGTCGACGGCCAGATCGCCGACTACATGGACAAGAACGAATTCCGCAAGCGCGTCATGGACCGCAGCCTGCCCCCCATCGATGCGATCCTTCACCAGGGCGCGTGCTCGGACACCACCGAACGCAACGGCGCCTACATGATGGACAACAATTACCGGGTCACGCACGAGCTGTTCGACTACTCGCAGCAGCAGCGCATTCCGCTCATCTACGCGTCGTCGGCCGCGGTCTATGGCGCCGGCCCGGATTACGTGGAAGACCTGAAGTACGAAAAGCCGCTGAACGTGTATGGCTATTCCAAATTCCTGTTCGACCAGGTGCTGCGTCGGTACCTGGGCAAGTTGACGGCGCCGGTAATCGGCCTGCGCTACTTCAACGTGTACGGCCCGCGTGAACAGCACAAGGGGCGCATGGCCTCGGTGGCGTTCCACAACATGAATCAGTTCCTGTCCGAAGGGCATGTGCGGCTGTTCGGCGGCTGGGATGGCTATCCGGATGGCGGCCAGCAACGCGATTTCATTTCGGTGCATGACGCCGTTGCCGTGAACCTGCACTTTCTGGAAAACCACGATCAGCCGGGCGTCTACAACTGCGGCACTGGCCGCGCCCAGCCCTTCAATGATGTGGCGATGGCCGTGGTGAACACGCTGCGGGAAGAGCAGGGCGAAGCGGCCTTGCCGCTCGAGGAACTGGTGGCCAAGGGACTGATCCGGTACATCCCGTTCCCCGATGACCTGAAGGGCCGTTATCAGAGCTACACCCAGGCCGACACGACGCAGCTGCGCGAAGCCGGCTACACCGCGCCGATGCGGGATGTGCAGACGGGCGTGTCGGAGTACGTGCGGGCGCTGCGCGCGGGGAAGTGA
- a CDS encoding LysR family transcriptional regulator translates to METLANLESFVRSAEAGSFSEAARRLSLTPAAVSRNVAMLERNLGVRLFHRSTRSLTLTEAGEAFRLGVADHLTGLQAAIAAAATDGGEPAGVLKVSLPPLLGTTHILPLLPGFLARYPRIRPDWHFETRPVDLIAEGYDAAIGGGFDLTPGIIARTLAPAHIVAVASPAYLAGRPLPADPGGLASLDGIVMRARRTGRVRQWTMRDVAGNEMAAPLRDTLVLNEPAAMRDAAVLGLGVAMLAVPDVLPELEAGRLVRLLPRWYADAGAISLYYASRALLPAKTRVFIEWVMEAFAAQHLAERLAGSLGESSRKASPR, encoded by the coding sequence ATGGAAACCTTGGCCAACCTTGAATCATTCGTGCGCAGCGCCGAAGCGGGCAGCTTTTCGGAAGCGGCCAGGCGCCTGTCCCTGACGCCTGCTGCCGTCAGCCGCAACGTCGCCATGCTGGAGCGCAATCTGGGTGTCCGGCTGTTCCACCGGTCCACGCGCAGCCTTACGCTGACGGAAGCGGGCGAGGCCTTTCGCCTGGGCGTCGCCGATCACCTGACCGGCCTGCAGGCCGCCATCGCCGCGGCGGCCACCGATGGTGGCGAACCCGCGGGCGTCCTCAAGGTCAGCCTGCCGCCACTGCTGGGCACGACCCACATCCTGCCGCTGTTGCCCGGCTTTCTGGCCCGCTACCCCCGCATCCGCCCCGACTGGCATTTTGAAACGCGCCCGGTGGACCTGATTGCCGAGGGCTACGACGCGGCCATTGGCGGCGGGTTCGACCTGACGCCCGGGATCATTGCCCGCACGCTGGCCCCCGCGCACATCGTTGCCGTCGCATCGCCGGCTTATCTGGCAGGGCGACCGTTGCCCGCCGATCCCGGCGGCCTGGCCAGCCTGGACGGGATCGTGATGCGTGCGCGGCGCACGGGCCGGGTCCGCCAGTGGACGATGCGCGATGTGGCGGGCAATGAGATGGCCGCGCCGCTGCGCGACACCCTGGTCCTGAACGAGCCCGCAGCCATGCGGGACGCGGCGGTGCTGGGCCTGGGCGTGGCCATGCTCGCCGTGCCCGATGTGCTGCCCGAACTGGAAGCGGGCCGCCTGGTCCGGCTCCTGCCGCGCTGGTATGCCGATGCGGGCGCGATCTCGCTGTACTACGCGTCACGGGCGCTGCTGCCGGCCAAGACCCGTGTGTTCATCGAATGGGTGATGGAGGCGTTTGCGGCCCAACATCTGGCCGAACGCCTGGCCGGCAGCCTGGGCGAGTCCTCGCGCAAGGCGTCGCCGCGGTAA
- a CDS encoding ComEA family DNA-binding protein yields MNPFLESACAGPSADQSAATPTTRAGTVDYAVRESASPETSSPEPAPAQAIAPRRTRAVLRRTRHFVFLAALTAGGLSLGSPGAAYGLDVNTATETQPEGIRGIGPKTASLIVKERQQRGQFLSFEDFTRRVRGIGPKRAERLAAQGLTVGAAARVMPTVSAAGTRPRSVAASHPRAMAPDPSRMPPALIVNTPDASKGKGP; encoded by the coding sequence ATGAATCCCTTCCTTGAATCTGCCTGCGCCGGGCCGTCGGCTGATCAGTCCGCCGCGACGCCGACAACGCGTGCGGGCACGGTCGACTACGCCGTGCGTGAGTCGGCATCCCCTGAAACGTCATCGCCAGAGCCGGCGCCGGCGCAGGCCATTGCGCCGCGGCGCACACGCGCCGTCCTGCGCCGAACGCGTCACTTCGTGTTCCTTGCCGCGCTGACCGCGGGCGGACTGTCGCTGGGATCGCCTGGCGCCGCCTACGGCCTGGACGTCAATACCGCCACCGAAACGCAGCCGGAAGGCATCCGCGGCATCGGGCCCAAGACGGCGTCGCTCATCGTCAAGGAACGCCAGCAGCGCGGACAGTTCTTGTCGTTCGAAGACTTTACGCGCCGGGTCCGCGGCATCGGTCCCAAACGGGCCGAGCGGCTGGCGGCGCAGGGGCTGACGGTGGGCGCCGCGGCGCGGGTGATGCCAACCGTGTCTGCCGCCGGCACGCGTCCGCGCAGCGTGGCGGCCAGCCACCCTCGCGCCATGGCGCCAGATCCTTCCAGGATGCCGCCCGCGCTCATCGTGAATACGCCTGATGCCAGTAAGGGCAAGGGCCCGTAA
- a CDS encoding LapA family protein, whose protein sequence is MRYLVWALRLLIFVVVLLFALKNTDRVTVYFFADRLISEVPLIVVMLGCFVAGTVFGLLLTVPAVLRRRREMATLRRELERTRALVPATAMQPEGPPSPDVYIPLSPL, encoded by the coding sequence ATGCGATATCTCGTCTGGGCGTTGCGCTTGCTGATCTTTGTCGTGGTGCTGCTCTTTGCGTTGAAAAACACGGATCGCGTCACGGTGTATTTCTTTGCCGATCGCCTGATCAGCGAGGTGCCGCTCATCGTCGTGATGCTGGGTTGCTTCGTTGCTGGAACCGTTTTCGGACTGCTGTTGACCGTGCCGGCCGTCTTGCGCCGCCGCCGCGAAATGGCCACGCTGCGCCGCGAGCTGGAACGCACGCGCGCGCTGGTGCCCGCGACCGCCATGCAGCCGGAAGGCCCGCCGTCGCCGGACGTCTACATTCCCCTGTCTCCGTTGTAA
- a CDS encoding alpha/beta fold hydrolase, whose protein sequence is MPFITTSDNVNIFYKDWGPKTAQPIMFHHGWPLSSDDWDTQMLFFVQHGYRVVAHDRRGHGRSDQVSEGHDMDHYAADAFAVVEALDLKNAIHIGHSTGGGEVARYVAKHGQPAGRVAKAILVSAVPPLMLKTDANPEGLPMEVFDGLRAALAANRAQFFTDLPTGPFYGFNRDGAKVYPGVIQNWWRQGMMGSAKAHYEGIKAFSETDQTEDLKAITVPTLWMHGEDDKIVPIADAAIKGVKLLPNATLKTYPGYPHGMLTVNADVLNADLLAFIKG, encoded by the coding sequence ATGCCCTTCATCACCACCTCTGATAACGTCAACATCTTCTACAAGGACTGGGGCCCCAAGACCGCCCAGCCCATCATGTTCCATCACGGGTGGCCGCTGTCGTCCGACGATTGGGACACGCAGATGCTGTTCTTCGTGCAGCACGGCTACCGCGTCGTGGCGCATGACCGCCGTGGCCATGGCCGGTCGGACCAGGTATCGGAAGGCCATGACATGGATCACTATGCCGCCGATGCCTTTGCCGTGGTCGAAGCGCTGGACCTGAAGAACGCCATTCACATCGGCCACTCGACCGGCGGCGGTGAAGTCGCCCGCTATGTGGCCAAGCACGGGCAGCCTGCCGGACGCGTGGCCAAGGCCATTCTGGTGTCGGCCGTGCCGCCACTGATGCTCAAGACCGACGCCAATCCCGAAGGCCTGCCGATGGAGGTGTTCGACGGCCTGCGCGCAGCACTGGCCGCCAACCGTGCGCAGTTCTTTACCGACCTGCCGACCGGCCCGTTCTACGGCTTCAATCGTGACGGCGCCAAGGTGTACCCCGGCGTGATCCAGAACTGGTGGCGCCAGGGCATGATGGGCAGCGCCAAGGCCCACTACGAAGGCATCAAGGCGTTTTCGGAAACCGACCAGACCGAGGACCTGAAGGCAATCACGGTGCCGACCTTGTGGATGCATGGCGAAGACGACAAGATCGTGCCGATTGCCGATGCCGCAATCAAGGGCGTCAAGCTGTTGCCCAATGCCACCCTCAAGACCTATCCGGGATACCCGCATGGCATGCTGACCGTCAACGCCGACGTGCTGAACGCGGATCTGCTCGCGTTCATCAAGGGCTGA
- a CDS encoding SDR family NAD(P)-dependent oxidoreductase, producing MTTHHLPLSGKVALVTGGARGIGAAIVRRLARDGADVAFSYAASEDRARALVKEIEASGRRAVAIRADQASTEQVAALVKEAHARLGRLDILVNSAGVFVTGTVDDAQADLAAFDRQFDVNVKGVAAAVRAAVPLMSDGGRIVSIGTTGAVHVPFAGAADYIASKAAVAAYTRGWSRDLGARNITVNVVQPGAIDTDMNPQDGPFAQTLKALTPLGRYGRPEEIAAAVAFLAGPDAAYITGATLNVDGGQLA from the coding sequence ATGACTACCCACCACCTTCCTCTTTCCGGCAAAGTCGCCCTCGTGACTGGCGGCGCCCGGGGCATCGGCGCTGCAATCGTCCGCCGCCTGGCCCGCGACGGCGCGGATGTCGCGTTCAGTTATGCCGCGTCCGAAGACCGGGCGCGGGCCCTCGTCAAGGAAATCGAAGCCAGCGGCCGGCGTGCCGTGGCCATTCGTGCCGATCAGGCCAGCACCGAACAGGTCGCGGCGCTGGTGAAGGAAGCCCACGCCCGGCTGGGACGCCTCGACATCCTGGTGAACTCGGCCGGTGTGTTCGTGACCGGCACCGTCGATGACGCCCAGGCCGACCTGGCGGCGTTCGACCGGCAGTTCGACGTCAACGTCAAAGGAGTGGCCGCCGCCGTGCGTGCCGCGGTTCCGCTCATGTCCGATGGCGGCCGCATCGTGTCCATTGGCACCACCGGCGCTGTGCACGTGCCCTTTGCCGGCGCCGCCGATTACATCGCCAGCAAGGCTGCGGTCGCCGCCTACACCCGGGGCTGGTCGCGTGACCTGGGCGCCCGGAACATCACCGTCAACGTCGTCCAACCCGGCGCCATCGACACCGACATGAACCCGCAAGACGGCCCTTTCGCCCAGACGCTGAAGGCGCTGACCCCGCTTGGCCGCTACGGCCGCCCGGAAGAGATCGCCGCAGCCGTGGCCTTCCTGGCCGGCCCCGATGCGGCGTATATCACCGGCGCCACGCTCAATGTCGACGGCGGCCAGCTCGCCTGA
- the rpsA gene encoding 30S ribosomal protein S1 produces the protein MSSVSEIPAGEESFAALFEESIKKQEMKSGEVITAEVVRIDHNFVVVNAGLKSEALIPLEEFLNDKGELEVSEGDFVSVAIDALENGYGDTVLSRDRAKRLAAWLQLEQALESGDLVTGTITGKVKGGLTVMTNAIRAFLPGSLVDLRPVKDTTPYEGKTLEFRVIKLDRKRNNVVLSRRAVLEANMGEERQKLLETLHEGAIVNGVVKNITDYGAFVDLGGIDGLLHITDLAWRRVRHPSEVLTVGQEIQAKVLKFDQEKNRVSLGVKQLGEDPWVGLARRYPQGTRLFGKVTNLTDYGAFVEVEAGIEGLVHVSEMDWTNKNVDPKKVVTLGDEVEVMVLEIDEDRRRISLGMKQCRANPWEEFSINHKRGDKVRGAIKSITDFGVFVGLPGGIDGLVHLSDLSWSETGEEAVRNFKKGDEVEAVVLGIDTDKERISLGIKQLEGDPFTNFVGTYDKGAVVPGTVKSVEPKGAVVTLSVDVEGYLRASEMSSGRVEDASTIVKVGDNIDAMILNIDRKTRSIQLSIKAKDSAETADAIQRMSDASASSGTTNLGALLKAKLNERENG, from the coding sequence ATGTCTTCGGTTTCCGAAATTCCAGCAGGCGAAGAAAGTTTCGCCGCACTGTTTGAAGAAAGCATCAAGAAACAAGAGATGAAGTCTGGCGAGGTCATCACTGCTGAAGTGGTGCGCATCGACCATAACTTCGTGGTGGTCAACGCTGGCCTGAAGTCCGAGGCTCTGATCCCGCTCGAAGAATTCCTGAACGACAAGGGCGAACTCGAAGTGTCGGAAGGCGACTTCGTCTCCGTCGCGATCGACGCGCTGGAAAACGGCTACGGCGACACGGTTCTGTCGCGTGACCGCGCCAAGCGCCTGGCTGCCTGGCTGCAACTCGAGCAGGCGCTCGAGTCGGGCGACCTGGTCACCGGCACCATCACTGGCAAGGTCAAGGGCGGCCTGACCGTCATGACCAACGCAATCCGCGCCTTCCTGCCGGGTTCGCTGGTCGACCTGCGTCCTGTCAAGGACACCACGCCGTACGAAGGCAAGACCCTCGAATTCCGCGTCATCAAGCTCGATCGCAAGCGCAACAACGTCGTGCTGTCGCGCCGTGCCGTGCTCGAAGCCAACATGGGCGAAGAGCGTCAGAAGCTGCTCGAGACGCTGCACGAAGGTGCGATCGTCAACGGCGTGGTCAAGAACATCACCGACTACGGCGCATTCGTGGACCTGGGCGGTATCGACGGCCTGCTGCACATCACCGATCTGGCATGGCGTCGTGTGCGTCACCCGTCGGAAGTGCTGACCGTTGGCCAGGAAATCCAGGCCAAGGTCCTCAAGTTCGACCAGGAAAAGAACCGCGTCTCGCTGGGCGTCAAGCAGCTGGGCGAAGATCCCTGGGTGGGCCTCGCACGTCGCTACCCGCAAGGCACGCGTCTGTTCGGTAAGGTCACGAACCTCACGGACTACGGCGCATTCGTCGAAGTCGAAGCCGGCATCGAAGGCCTGGTCCACGTGTCCGAAATGGACTGGACCAACAAGAACGTCGATCCCAAGAAGGTTGTCACCCTGGGCGACGAAGTCGAAGTCATGGTTCTGGAAATCGACGAAGACCGCCGCCGTATCTCGCTGGGCATGAAGCAGTGCCGCGCGAATCCGTGGGAAGAATTCTCGATCAACCACAAGCGTGGCGACAAGGTCCGCGGCGCCATCAAGTCGATTACCGACTTCGGCGTGTTCGTCGGTCTGCCTGGCGGCATCGACGGCCTGGTGCACCTGTCCGACCTGTCCTGGAGCGAAACCGGCGAAGAAGCCGTGCGCAACTTCAAGAAGGGCGACGAAGTCGAAGCCGTGGTTCTGGGCATCGACACCGACAAGGAACGCATCTCGCTGGGCATCAAGCAGCTGGAAGGCGATCCGTTCACCAACTTCGTTGGCACGTACGACAAGGGCGCCGTGGTTCCTGGCACCGTCAAGTCCGTCGAACCCAAGGGTGCTGTCGTGACCCTGTCGGTGGACGTCGAAGGCTACCTGCGCGCTTCCGAGATGTCGTCGGGCCGCGTGGAAGATGCATCGACCATCGTCAAGGTGGGCGACAACATCGACGCCATGATCCTGAACATCGACCGCAAGACGCGTTCGATCCAGCTCTCGATCAAGGCGAAGGACAGCGCAGAGACGGCTGACGCCATCCAGCGCATGTCGGATGCCAGCGCATCGTCGGGCACGACCAACCTGGGCGCACTGCTCAAGGCCAAGCTCAACGAACGCGAAAACGGTTGA
- a CDS encoding NADPH-dependent F420 reductase, translating to MTTSTHTPASAVPGRDPSIGIIGAGNIGRAIASALAHAGLTATLSNSRGPDSLADTVAAIGPTIHAGTREDAAAKDIVFVAVNWSKLPAALAGLPDFGQRIVVDANNPIEAPLFKPADLQGRLSSEVVADLVPGARLVKAFNHLLAAQVADDPRREGGRRVLFYSGDDAQAKADVAALIDRLGFFGIDLGALAIGARLAQFPGGPLPALNLVKFG from the coding sequence ATGACCACCTCTACCCATACCCCCGCTTCCGCCGTCCCCGGGCGCGATCCCAGCATCGGCATCATCGGCGCCGGCAATATCGGCCGCGCGATTGCGTCCGCGCTTGCCCATGCCGGCCTGACCGCCACCCTGTCCAACAGCCGCGGGCCCGACAGCCTGGCCGACACCGTCGCGGCCATCGGGCCGACGATCCACGCCGGCACCCGCGAAGACGCCGCCGCCAAGGACATCGTGTTCGTTGCCGTTAACTGGTCGAAACTGCCCGCCGCCCTGGCCGGCCTGCCGGATTTTGGCCAACGCATCGTGGTCGATGCCAACAATCCGATCGAAGCGCCTCTGTTCAAGCCCGCCGATCTGCAGGGCCGCCTGTCGTCCGAGGTGGTCGCCGACCTGGTGCCCGGCGCGCGCCTGGTCAAAGCCTTCAACCATCTGCTGGCCGCCCAGGTGGCTGATGACCCTCGACGTGAAGGCGGACGACGCGTACTGTTCTATTCCGGGGATGACGCACAGGCAAAGGCCGACGTGGCTGCTTTGATCGACCGTCTGGGCTTCTTCGGCATCGACCTGGGTGCCCTCGCGATCGGGGCCCGCCTCGCCCAATTTCCGGGCGGCCCGCTGCCTGCTCTCAATCTTGTCAAATTCGGCTGA
- the cmk gene encoding (d)CMP kinase — translation MSGAHVQVIAIDGPTASGKGTIAHRVAQQLGWHVLDSGALYRLTALACMQRNIPLDAVDQVADIASQLDVRFHELGVYLDGQDVGEAIRQEAVGNGASQVAALGPVRAALLERQRAFRQPQGLVADGRDMGTVVFPDAILKVFLVASAQARAERRYNQLIEKGFSANLLTLLHDLEARDARDMQRVNAPLFPADDALVLDSSDLSIDQTVAQVMAWYKGKLPRG, via the coding sequence ATGAGTGGCGCGCACGTGCAGGTAATCGCTATCGATGGGCCGACTGCCTCGGGCAAGGGCACCATTGCCCACCGGGTCGCGCAGCAGCTTGGCTGGCATGTGCTGGACAGCGGCGCCTTGTACCGGCTGACGGCGCTGGCGTGCATGCAGCGCAATATCCCGCTTGATGCCGTGGATCAGGTCGCCGACATCGCGAGCCAGCTGGATGTGCGGTTCCATGAACTGGGGGTCTATCTGGACGGCCAGGACGTGGGCGAGGCCATCCGCCAGGAAGCGGTCGGCAACGGCGCGTCGCAGGTCGCGGCCCTGGGGCCGGTGCGGGCGGCGCTGCTGGAGCGGCAGCGCGCATTTCGTCAACCGCAGGGGCTGGTGGCGGATGGCCGGGACATGGGCACGGTGGTGTTCCCCGATGCCATCCTGAAGGTGTTCCTGGTGGCCAGCGCCCAGGCGCGGGCCGAACGGCGGTATAACCAGTTGATCGAAAAGGGTTTTTCGGCTAATCTCTTAACCCTTTTGCATGATTTGGAAGCGCGCGATGCGCGCGACATGCAGCGGGTCAATGCCCCGCTTTTTCCGGCGGACGACGCCCTGGTGCTCGATTCGTCCGATCTGTCGATCGACCAGACAGTCGCTCAGGTCATGGCCTGGTATAAGGGAAAACTACCCAGAGGGTAG
- a CDS encoding integration host factor subunit beta yields the protein MTKSELIARLAARYPQLVAKDADYAVKTILDAMAQSLSEGHRIEIRGFGSFSLSKRPPRIGRNPKSGERVLVPEKRVPHFKAGKELRERVDVAAAEPPPV from the coding sequence ATGACGAAATCCGAGTTGATCGCGCGTTTGGCGGCCCGCTATCCCCAGCTGGTCGCCAAGGATGCCGATTACGCGGTGAAAACGATCCTCGACGCGATGGCCCAGTCGTTATCTGAAGGCCACCGTATCGAGATTCGGGGCTTCGGCAGCTTTTCGCTGTCGAAGCGTCCACCGCGTATAGGCCGTAATCCGAAGTCTGGCGAGCGGGTGCTGGTGCCTGAAAAACGGGTGCCGCACTTCAAGGCCGGCAAGGAATTGCGGGAACGTGTCGACGTTGCCGCCGCTGAACCGCCTCCCGTGTAA
- the rfaE1 gene encoding D-glycero-beta-D-manno-heptose-7-phosphate kinase — protein sequence MSDTKAAPGQPFPSDAVRQSARVLVIGDVMLDRYWFGEVDRISPEAPVPVVRVSRSEDRLGGAANVARNVAVLGARVTLVGIVGNDDSGVAISRLCAEAGVTAELVTDATIPTTMKMRVLGRQQQLLRVDFEQSPGPDTLVALAERVASLMSDHDVVVLSDYAKGVLEHVEPLIALARRHDCIILVDPKGDDYSRYRGATLVTPNQSEMRDAVGRWRDDDELAERAQRLREALDLKALLVTRSELGMTLYTAEGRDHVGAQAREVFDVSGAGDTVIATLAVMQAAGLDLHDAMRWANLAGGIVVGKLGTSIVTPAELSAAQAG from the coding sequence ATGTCTGACACCAAGGCCGCGCCTGGCCAGCCCTTTCCTTCGGACGCCGTGCGCCAGTCGGCGCGGGTCCTTGTCATTGGCGACGTGATGCTGGACCGCTACTGGTTCGGCGAAGTCGACCGGATTTCGCCGGAAGCCCCGGTGCCCGTGGTGCGGGTGTCGCGCAGCGAAGATCGCCTGGGCGGCGCGGCCAACGTGGCCCGCAACGTGGCGGTGCTGGGTGCGCGGGTGACGCTGGTCGGGATCGTCGGCAATGACGATTCGGGCGTGGCCATATCCCGCCTGTGCGCCGAAGCAGGCGTGACGGCCGAACTGGTCACCGATGCCACCATTCCCACCACCATGAAAATGCGCGTGCTGGGCCGCCAGCAGCAGTTGCTGCGGGTGGACTTCGAGCAGAGTCCCGGCCCCGACACCCTGGTGGCTTTGGCCGAACGGGTGGCCAGCCTGATGAGCGACCACGATGTCGTGGTGCTGTCGGACTATGCCAAGGGCGTGCTGGAACATGTCGAGCCGCTGATCGCCCTGGCGCGGCGGCATGACTGCATCATCCTGGTCGACCCCAAGGGCGACGACTACAGCCGGTATCGCGGTGCGACCCTGGTCACGCCCAACCAGTCCGAAATGCGCGATGCCGTGGGCCGCTGGCGCGACGACGACGAACTGGCCGAACGCGCCCAGCGCCTGCGCGAAGCGCTGGACCTGAAGGCGCTGCTGGTGACCCGGTCGGAACTGGGCATGACTTTGTACACGGCAGAGGGCCGCGACCACGTCGGCGCCCAGGCGCGCGAAGTGTTCGACGTGTCGGGCGCGGGCGATACCGTCATCGCCACGCTGGCCGTCATGCAGGCGGCCGGGCTGGATCTGCACGACGCCATGCGCTGGGCGAACCTTGCCGGCGGTATTGTGGTCGGAAAGCTGGGGACGTCCATCGTCACGCCGGCCGAACTGAGCGCGGCGCAAGCGGGCTGA
- a CDS encoding DUF2061 domain-containing protein: MAKTLAFGGVHVVTAFSVTYLITGSVAMSGAVTFIEPIVNTVVHYFFDRAWEKRQRAKALRDQGRAAGGYGQAAGQLAGQSAGQPATSPA, from the coding sequence ATGGCCAAGACCCTTGCCTTCGGCGGCGTGCACGTCGTCACCGCGTTCAGCGTGACTTACCTGATCACCGGCAGTGTCGCGATGAGCGGTGCCGTCACCTTCATTGAACCCATCGTCAACACCGTGGTGCACTACTTTTTTGACCGCGCCTGGGAAAAACGGCAGCGCGCCAAGGCGCTTCGCGACCAGGGTCGCGCAGCGGGCGGATACGGTCAAGCTGCCGGACAGCTGGCGGGTCAATCTGCCGGTCAACCCGCGACCAGCCCGGCGTAA